The nucleotide sequence CCTTCTAAAGAGCACAGGGTGTGGGGCCAGCCACTTCCTCACCGTGTGACCTGGGAAAGTCccaagccctctctgggcctctgttacCATCTGGAAGGTCATGTCTGCCCTGCAGAAATGTTGAAATTCTCAAATAGGATAAAACACGAGAAGTTTTTATTCCAGCGTTAGCCCCATAGCTGGGAGCTGTGGGGCAAGTGGAGGAAGGACAGCCACAAGGGACATTTAGGGAGGTGGAACAAAGGGATGTGATATGATGGAGAGCCCATGGAGGGACCCACAGCTGGAAAGCAGGGTGCAACCAGAGGCTGGGAGTCCTTGAATGCCAGGATTTTGGTCTTTAGACcctgggcactggggagccatggaaggtttctgaggagaagagTTGACATGGTCagagccatgctgaggaggcggcCACTGTATGGTTGCCTCTGCCAGTAGCAGCTGTGCTCTGGGGGCCTGAGGGTGTCGCTCGATCTGCTGCCAGGGCTCTAGCCCaggactgtccagttttcccactcACTGGGGGCCACCTCTGGCTGTGTGTGGGCGTCAGCCCTCACAGCCCACTCATCTCCTTGTCTAACCTTCACCTCTTACCTATGAAGTGAGCAAGACCAGGGTCAGAGCTGCCCAGAGTCCCCCAGATCTCTTGCCTGCCTGGAATACCATGGGGGGTGAGGGCTGAGTAAGTGGGCTGCTGGTGGGGTGAATCTTACCTTCCCTTCTCTACCCCCCTTTCCAGATGACCATGATGTCCTGTCCTTCCTGACCTTCAGTCTGAGTGAGGGGGGTCCAGAGGTGATGCCAGCACTGGCCCGCCCtgtggggagggctggggagaggcagCCCGAGGAccccttccctccccagaggCTTCTGCTCATGTCATGGTGCTGTCAGAGCTGTCATTCCAGCATTATCTCTACCTGATCTCTGAGCTCTGCTCAGGCCAAGCCTTGTACTGGGCAGTGCTGGGGGCCAGAGGTGACCCAGAGTCAGGCCCTGTCCTCAAGGACCTCCCAGGCTGGCGGGggctgtgggagcacagaggaggggtgCTAACCAGCCTGGAGGAGATGAGCTTGAAGGAGCAGAGGGAGTTAGCCGAGTGGAGGAGCGGCATGACACGGGCCTGAGGCCTGCAAGAGCtgcggggcctgggccgcggCGGGAGGGAAGAGTGTGGGGATCAGCAGTGGAGCGGGGCTGGGGGGCTGAAACCGCAGGGCGTGGCTGAGGAGGGAGAGCCAGCTATGGGGGCTCTTCCCATGCTGGGGTGAGTATCTGGTCAGGGAGGGGGACTGGGTTCGTGGGGGCCCTGCAGGAAGGCTCCCCTTGCCCCGGGGTCTCCCACGGGTTTCGGCCCGAGTTTTTGtcttcctcctccagcctctctcccagcCCTTCCTGAAGACGGAGCAGCTCCGCCTGGCAAGGCAGCTGGAAGGGCTACGggcaaggctggccctgggcacagaggAGGACATGATTCCAAAGCTGAGCTTCGAAGCCCAGGAAGAGGGTAGGGACCCAGGGAGCACCAGGTGTGGCAGAGGCCCATTTGAGTGTGACAGGATCCTCTTCCCTTCGAACTAGGAGCCCTTTAACCAGAGGGGCAATAGAGGCCTGAGGCGGCATATCTAAATGGGCCCTGGGGCCCAGGTGCTCTGTCCtatccccaccccaccacccagaCACAGCTTTCCAGGGGAGAGTCTGGGAGGCAGAAGCCATGCCTTTCCGATCCCCCCTTCCAAGAAGCCCCCAAAAGATAGAATCTGTTGCCCCACCCCAGCTGGCTGcctgtcccagctctgcccccatCCCCAGGGGAAAGTATCTTTGACCTGGAAGAGACGCTGGGCAGACACAGCCGGATCCTGCAGGCTCTCCAGGGTCTCTCCGAGCATTTGGCCCAGGCTGAGAGGCAATGGAAAAAGCAGCTGGGGTCCCTAGGCCAGGCCAGGCCTGAGGGAGCCTGGGTGAGTGACCCCTCGGGCCTGAAAAAGCTGACCTCCCTAGGCACTGGGTCCCATGGCACCAGTGGGCTCCTTCTGTCCAGAAAGAGGAGCAAGCGCTATACTTGGGAACTAGTCTCCCCCAAGGTCTGGAGGAAAAGGCGGGTAGGGGTGAAATGCTGCAAGTTGCAGGATGGGGCAGACCTGCCAGGCAGGGAGCATGCAGGAGGGCAGCTCTGCACAAGCAAATGCACAAGGAGCCACACGgcgggggctggggagaggagatgCCAGGTATTTGTATGCTGCTCTGTGGACAAGTGACAGAAATAGACTGCATGCTAATTTGCATGTAGCTTCACATGTGATTTGATTCACATACGGCTCCCTTAATGCTCAGATGCAACAGAATCCTTGTTTCATCTCCTGCCATCCTGGATCCTCCCCTAGGAGACATGCCCCATGGCATGCCCAGCCTGGGGCCTGAGAGTTGAACTCAGTCAAGATGTTAGATGCTGGGCAGAAGAGGCCAGTGGCTCCTGTGGGCTTTGCTGGGTTTTGGCAGCTTGGGAACTAAATCTTGTGCCCTCAGGCCACAGCAGCTGAAGCTGGGCTGTCAgggtggggaagaggggaggggcgCCACACTCCAAGGCTAGGCCTCTCTGATGCTGCTTCCAGGCTCGGGACCCCTCCTGCCAGATTCCACTCACCCCAGAGAGTGGGTGGCCACCTCTTCCAGGTCACTCAGCAAGACAGGGGCCCAAGCATTGGGAGCTGACCAGCACTGGCCCCAGCTTGGACTGTGCCTTGGGGGAAGTGGGAAGAGGGGACTGGACTGGGCCTCTTCCTCCTTCAGGGGGAAGAGGGGACTGGACTGGgcctcctccttttcccttctGGAAAGGGCAGGGATTTTGAGAAAGCCCAGGAGTAGCCACTGGGGTGGGGGGGAACCACCACCCTCAGGGAGAGGGGTTTGAGAGGAGGGGGAATACAGAAGCCCACACGGACAATGTGTCCTCAATGTGTCCAAAATGAGGAGGGCCCAGGTAATCTGGTAAGGCCTCTGGAAGGAAGAGGGCTACAGTGTTCCCGGGGAAAGTGGACTCTGAGAAGAGAGGGGCTGTGCCCTGGGCCCTAGAGAAGAGACTGGTACTCCTGCAGGACTCTGCCAAAGTCAGCACCTTGCTCCATGGACAGCGGACTCTTCTCCAGGACCTGCAAGAAATGAGGTAAGAGCCCAGGGCGAGGAGGGGTCCTGcgggagagggaagagaagccCCTGTCCACCGCCCTGCTTCTCTGCCTGAAGCTCCTCCATCAGCCCTTTATTCGTTTCATCATTTCCTGAGCACCCAACACAAAGCCCGGCACACAGGGAGAGGCTGGGAGCAAGGTTAGGTTTGTCAAGCTGACTGAATTTAACTGAATCAAGTTTAAAGTTTTGAAAGTCCTAGTTTAAAAGCAACTGTCCCTGGGAGAGGCCCCTCATGACGCCCCCTTCAGAAATTCCCACCCCAGAGAGGGTTAGTAAGTCTGAGCCTTCGTTCAGCGACAGCTCGTGGAAGGAGGACATGTTTTGATGCGGTTCTTGGAGGGAGCATAACCAAGATCAGGCCCAGTTGGGGGGGAAGTCCCTGACTTTGTTTTGCCCCCCTCTAACCTCCCAGCATCCCGTTCTAGGCCAGGTCTCGGGAGCTACCCATAAAGCCCTGGCAGCAGGGGGTCACTTTGATGCTGTGAAAGAGGGAGACTTCAGGCTGGATGCTGGATGCTGCGTCCCCTGCCACCCTGCCCACGTCTAGATGCTTGGGGTGGGAAGACGGGAAAGGGGAGAAGAGTAAAATCCCCTGGGGTTGGAGATGGAAGGCAGAGCCCAGGAGCCTGGGATTGAGACAGACTGCTTTAGGGAGACACTTCTCTGAGCTAAAGCTGTCTGAGGATCCAGGAAGAAGGTTTGGGGTAAGAAGAGCAGCCTCCAAGAAGGGGCTCTATGGATGGTGCCTGTTCCTCACCcaggtgctgcctctggggattaTGAGAAATGGTTAGGAGGTTTGGGTGCAACCAAAAGGGATAATGAGTAATCTCCCTTGGTTTCCACCCCCCACCAGGGATGCAGCTGCCCACATGGCCTCAAGAGCCCAGGTCTTCTACCCACCTGTGGGTACCAAGCATCATCTCTTAGAGCTGGACCAGATCCTGACCCGAATGCAGAAGGACCTTCGGGGACCAGTGGTGAGGGGGAAGGAGGGGTACCATGGGGGCTCCAGCCCTGAGGTCCGGGCTCAGCTTCCTTCTTCCAGCACTTCTGCAGCCCCAGGCCCCTTCTGCCTTTGCCCTTCCCTCCTTGGCCCCCTGGCAGGCACacctctgtctgtgtctgtgtgtgcatgcacacagggACACAGATCTCATCTTCTCTCTGCCCTCTCTGCTCTCTGGAGAGTCCCACAGACTCTCAGTGCCAGCAGGGCCCTGGAGACCACCCAGTCCAATCCCCTCAATGACCAGAAGGGAAATGGAAGTGGGCTGTGCCCACAATCCTTCAGAGCTCCACGGTGAAGCGCCCCTGCCTCGTCTTGCTCTTTCCCTTGCCCTCCATCACCCTGTCTTGCTCTCTACTTCTCTCTCTTATCTCTAGAGCCTTTAGCCTCTTGATTATCCCAGGCCCCAGGCCTTCCCAGCTGTTCCCACAGATGGAGCCGTGGGAGCAGGGGCGGGGGAGGCAGCTTTGTACTCTGCCCCTCTGCGGGTTCCCTGGATGAGAGCCAGGGCGCCCCAAGCATGGGCGAGGGAAACAGAGCCCATACATGGCCTGGATTCCAggtcccctccctccttctgtgtAAGAAGCTGGTCCAGGGCCTTAGACTGTCCCCTTTCAGAAAGCAGCAGCCAAGGACCCCCGCCCACCTGGCTGGCTTCCAGGGGCCTCCTCATGCCTGCTGCCAGGCATCTTCCTGTTCTTCCTCCTCATCCAGACTTTAGGATTCTTCTGCTATGTACACTTCAGGTAGGCCTTCTCATGAGCAGGACTTTCCACACCTACCCGGCATCTCTTGGTTCTAGGCCATAGCCATTTGATTTGAAAgaagggggggccggccccatggcttagcggttaagtgcgcgcgctccgctactggtggcccgggttcagatccaggcgctcaccaacgcaccgcttctccgaccatgctgaggccgcgtcccacatacagcaactagaaggatgtgcaactatgatgtacaactatctactgaggctttggggagaaaaaaaaggaggaggattggcaatagatgttagcacagagccagtcttcctcagcaaaaaaaagaggaggattagcatggatgttagctcagggctgatcttcctcaaaaaaaaaaaaaaaagaaagaaagaaggggcaCTGAGGCCCAGGGGAAACCTGCCTGGCCCACCAGCTGGCAAGAAGCAGCACCCAGGCTAGAACCCATTTTTCCGATAGGCTCTACTGACCACTGCTCAGCCGCTGGGCCCATCTgggccctgccctcacagagctcactCTGTAATGTGAGAAACTTACAAGCAACTGACAATCACACCCTATGTGGTCAGTGCCATGATGGCAGGAAGCTCAAGGGCTATAAGAGTACAGGAAAAAGCACTTGACCTAGCTTGGGGAGATCAGGGAATCAACCTGGAAGGGACATTTGATATGGGTCATCAAGGCCGACTAGGGGTTTTTTCAGGCATTGATgcggagggaacagcatgagaaAAAGCATAATATTTTGGAGAAAAAGTGGCAAGTTCAGTACAGTCAGAGCACAGGGTGGGAGCAGTTTGTGAATCTgagcaaagaattaaaaacattgGGGAGAGGTCACTATCTACTTGGtgggtgtttgttgaatgaatgaaacatttAGAGATGTAGGGTGTGCTAAGGGGCTCAGAAATGGGACTGACAGTCCTCGGTGAAATTTCAAGACAAGAAGAATCAGTGTGGGCTGGGGTGGTTCTGGAGGAGGAGTGGTGTGCTGAGCTTTAAAAGCAGAGTAGGAGAGGGGACAGCCTCCTGGTGAGGAGAACAGCAAGGTCCAAGGTGGAAATGATGTCAGGCTTATGTATTATGTAAGAGCGCAATGGTGGCTAGAGCCACCTGGACAGACCCTGAATGCCAGGGGGAAAGTGTGGTGGATGGGGAGGCCAAGGAAGCCATAAAGGTCCCGTAGTGGGGAGGCTGTGGTCAGTGAGTGTAGGGAGGTGAGTGTGGGAGCCTGATCTCAAGAGCCCAGTAGGGAGAGGCCCAAGtaaccttcctctcctctccctggcaGCAGACAGGAGCAGAACCAGAACCTTCCAGACTGTTTGTCCACAGGCAGCCTTCCTCTGAGTCCTGCACCACGCATCCCTAGGGCCCTGGGGCTTCTGAGGAGGCAGCCCCTCTCCCCCAGCATGAATGCATGACCCACTTCAAAGCCCTGAAGGGCTGTCCACTTctcatcactgggaagtggacagTGTCTGGGGGGCATGGAGGGCTTGGCCAGCATCCTCTCCCTCTAGGTGCCCAGCTCCTACCCACACCTTAGCTTATGTGGAGCTCCCACCTTATTAAAGGTGACTTCCCTCTCCCCATGCTTTGCTACACTCATTTACCTTCCAGCTGCACCTTAATCTCTCTGAAGGCTTCCAACTTCTCTGGTCCGGTAGCCAGAGTGGGCTCCAAGCAGACAAGGAGGCCAAGGGCTGGCCTGGACGCCAAAAAGACCAGATACCCCACAGGCTTTAAGCCCTGGActatggagggaaagagggagtcGCAACTGTGTATAATTCTGTCCTCAAATTCACCCAGAACAAGGAGCGGTGTCTCCAGGTACCCTTCCTAGCCCAGCCAGCATCACCATGAACAGctctctccctcctccgctcAGTTCTAGGGGTCAGCAGGGCAGGCTGTGACCGAGAACTCTAAGAGGCAACCCGTGGAGCCATAATTGGGATTCCCACTCTCtggcctccctccctttcccagcCTCAAGCTTTGGGCAGCTGCTGGGGAAGCTGGTTGGGGAGACGaatggggtggggcccagggttGGATCTTTGTCCCTCGCTTCTACTCCTATCTCCCAGCTGAACTCCTGGCTATCAGCAACCTGGGAGAGGAGGAAGTGGGCGGAGAG is from Diceros bicornis minor isolate mBicDic1 chromosome 5, mDicBic1.mat.cur, whole genome shotgun sequence and encodes:
- the LMAN1L gene encoding protein ERGIC-53-like, giving the protein MLVVAGPNPFLCLLLLLLLDPHSPEAGNPPQRRFEYKLSFKGPRLALPGAGIPFWSHHGDAIPGLEEVRLAPSMRNRSGAVWSRAPVLFSAWEVEMQMRVTGPGRRGAQGMAVWYTQDRGQVGSVLGVLASWDGIGILFDSSAEDIQSSPAIRMLTSDGHTPYEPLGDGAGRVLGSCHRDFRNRPYPFRARITYWGQRLRVSVNSGLTPRDPDEFCMDVGPLILAPGGFFGVSAATSTLADDHDVLSFLTFSLSEGGPEPLSQPFLKTEQLRLARQLEGLRARLALGTEEDMIPKLSFEAQEEGESIFDLEETLGRHSRILQALQGLSEHLAQAERQWKKQLGSLGQARPEGAWARDPSCQIPLTPESGGAVPWALEKRLVLLQDSAKVSTLLHGQRTLLQDLQEMRDAAAHMASRAQVFYPPVGTKHHLLELDQILTRMQKDLRGPVKAAAKDPRPPGWLPGASSCLLPGIFLFFLLIQTLGFFCYVHFRQEQNQNLPDCLSTGSLPLSPAPRIPRALGLLRRQPLSPSMNA